AAGCCGACGCGGCCTGCAGCGCGCTGCAGACCCGCTCCTACCCCTGCTACGCAGTCGCCAACTGACCCAGACGAGACGAGACGAAGGTGCACCATGCTGACGGCTGAACCCGAATCCAAGGCCACCGAAACGGCCGCGAATGCGCGCCCGGCTATGGGAGGCACCTTCATCGGCGACGCCGCCGCACATCTGTCGGACCTGCGCGATGGCCGCTCGCGGCTGCGCGCCAAGGACCTCGTCAGCCTGCTGCTGTGCCATGGCGCACGCGCCTGGCGGTCGTCTCAGCCGGCCACGCGGGTCCGCATACGGGTCGGCTCGCCGCTCGGCGGACGGGCGTTGTCGTTGCGCATGGGTGGCGCCAAGGGCTGAAGCTACAGCAGGCCGAGCGCGGCGAGTTCCCGCCTGAGTTCGGGCGGCAGGGCCGCAATCGAGGCGTCGTCCGCCCCAAGGTCCGGTGGCGCATCCTCGACGGTCAGATAGCGCCAGCCTTGAAAGGCGCGGCGCGGCTGCCAGGCCGTCCGCTGGAAGACGGGTTCCAGCACGATATGACAGCGCTCTATGCCGTCGGCTTCGGTGACGGCGTCGAAACGGCGGATTGGCTGTCGCAGCTGGACATTGCCCTTGATGACCCAGTACAGCGAGCCGCCGCCCAGTATCTCGTCGGCGCGCTTGGGCCTGACGCGGGTACGATGCGTCTGCTCGGCCGGAAGGCCGGCCGCGCGGGCGGCGGCAAGCCGCATGGCGACGTGGCTTTCCAGATCCTCGACGGTGTCGACGCCGACGCACAGCTTAATCATGTTGAGCACCATGGCAGCGTCTTGCCGCCGGACGTGATCGCGGTCAAGACAGGGTTTCGCGAAAGGACCCATCCGACAGAAGGTATTCCCAGATGAGCTTCCTCGACGCCTTCGATACGCTCAACCGGATCGCCTTCCTGGTCTTCATCGGCGGCTGGATCGTCTACAGCTACATTGCCGACCGCAGCCCGCTGAGCCGCCGGGGTCTGACCGCCCGAATGAACGAGCAGCGCTCGGTCTGGATGGAGACCATGTTGCGGCGCGACCTCCGGATGATCGACACCGCCATCATGGCCGGCCTGCAGCAGGGCACGGCCTTCTTCGCATCGAGTTGCATTTTCGCCATCGGCGGTTGCTTCGCGCTTATGGGCTCGGCGGAGCAGATCGCCGTCATCGCGCAGGACCTTCCCTTGTCGGGCCTTGCGGACAGGGCGCAGGTCGAGTTGAAGCTTTTGGGCGTCATGGTCATCTTCGCCCTGGCATTCTTCCAGTTCGGCTGGGCCTATCGCCTGTTCAATTATTGCACCATCCTGGTCGGCGCGGTTCCCATGCGCATGGAAGCGGATGCCGATCCCGACGCCGCCACCATGGCGCTGGAACGCGCCACGCGGATGAACATAATCGCCGGCCGGCATTTCAACACCGGGCTGCGGACCATCTTCTTCGGGGTCGCCTATCTCGGCTGGTTTCTGGGCCCCGTCGTTCTCATGGCCACGACCATCGGCCTTTCCGTCATCCTGTTTCGCCGCCAGTATTTTTCCGACGCGCGTCGCGCCCTTGCCCCTTCAGGACCAAACCATTGATCCAGCATATCGCCTCGCATTCCCAAATCCGCGATACCGTCCTGCGTATGCTGGATGAACGCGAGCCCCCCAAGACCGTCTGCCCGTCCGAGGTCGCGCGGGGGTTGGCCGGGTCCGACGAAAAGGTCTGGCGGCTCCTGATGCAGCCCGTTCGGCGGGCCGTCGTGGAACTGGCGGGGGAAGGCCGTGTCGGCGTCTATCGCAAGGGACGGCTGGTCGACCCGCAGGATTTCAAGGGCATCTACCGTATCGGACGCCCGAGCGGCGGCTCAGGCTCCGGGTAGCAAGACGTCCGTGCGGCCGGACATCCAGTATGCCGCAAGGCCGATATACTCGCGAATTGCGAAGTGCACCTTTTCGACGTTTCGGATATTGGCGGCCGATGGGCGCCAGATGGCCGCGCCGGCCGGCGTGCGATAATCCACCGGCCACGGGACCACGTCGAAGCCGGCCACCCGGAAGCAGCCGACGGCACGCGGCATGTGAAATGCGGATGTGACGAGAAGCCACACTTCGCCGGGTTTCGGCTGGGCCATCTGACGGGTGTACACGGCGTTTTCGAAGGTATCGCGGGAGCGATCCTCCAGCTCGATCCGGCTCGGCTCCACGCCGAGGCTTTCCATCAGGCGCCCGGCGACGCCCGCCTCGCTGATGTCGTCGAACAGCACGGCGGCCGTGCCGCCTGAGAAGATCAGCCGTGCCTCCGGAAAGCGACGTGCAAGGGCGACACCCTCGGTCACACGGTCCGCCGCGTCGTTGAGTTCGGGCTCGCCGCGCGTGCCTGCGACACGGGTATCGAGCGATCCGCCGAGCACGATGATTCCATCCACCTTCCCAGGCAGGGGTGGCCGCTGGATACGGTTTTCCAACCCGCTCATCATCAGGAGGCCAAGCGGCGAAAGACCGATCAGCAGCAGCATCGCAAGGCCCGTGCCCGAAACCCAGGCAGCCGTCCTGCGCCAGCCTGCAATGCCTGCGACGAAGCCGAGGGCGATCACGATCATCACCACGGACAGGGGCTGGACGACGAACCAGAAAATTTTGGAAAGGTAGAAGAACATGTGCGTTGGTACCCGCCCGATGGATGGATGCCGTCCCGGATAACAGACAAGCCTGTTGCGAGCGTGCCCTCTCCCCGCGATGCCCGACTTGCGGAACGGGTCGAAAGGTTACAAACAGCGTCTGGTGGAACGAGGGGTAGCGATGACGGCGAAAGCGGGCAGGAAACGAGGCCGTATCGAAATCCTGGATCTTCTGCGCGGCGTCGCGCTGATCGCCATGGCGGTCTACCACTTCACCTGGGATCTCGAATTTTTCGGCTACATTGCGCGTGGCACAGCCAATAGCGGCGGCTGGCGGCTGTTCGCGCGGGGTATCGCTTCCAGTTTCCTGTTCCTGGTCGGCCTGTCCCTGGTGCTGGCGCATCTGCGCGGCATACGTTGGCAGCCCTTCCTGACAAGGCTGGCGCAGATCGCCGCCGGCGCGGCGGCTATCACGGTCGCGACTCTTCTGTTTACGCCCGGCAGCTTCGTCTTCTTCGGCATCCTGCACCAGATCGCCGTCGGCAGCCTGATCGGCCTTGCCTTCGTGCGCCGCTCCACCTGGTTGGCCGTGGCGGCCGGCATCGCCGTCATCGCGCTGCCCAACCTGTTCACCACGCCCGTGATGAACCCGCGCTATCTGGCGTGGATCGGTTTTGCGTCGCAGGAGCCGATGTCCAACGACATCGTACCGATCTTTCCGTGGACCGGCATCATCCTGCTGGGCATCGGCTGCGGCCTCTGGCTGGCGCGCAACGATGGTTGGCTGAAGCTGAAATTGCTCAATCCGGCCATCCTGTCGACGCCATTGACGGCTCCGCTCCGATACATAGGCCGCCATTCGCTGGCGTTCTACCTGATCCACCAGCCGGTCAACCTCGCAGTGATCGCGACCTATTCCTATGTCATGCCGCCTGACCTGACGGCCGTCTTCCGGCAGGAATGCATCGCTGCCTGCTCGGCACAGCAGTCTGCCGAGACCTGCGAAGGCTATTGCGGCTGCGTGCAGACGGAATTGTCGGATGCCGGACTGATGGAGCCTTATCTTGCCAACCGACTGACCGAGGACCAGACGAACGATTTCCAGGACAGGATCGTCATGTGCACCGCACGGACCCTGCCCTGACGGCTTTCAGCCGTTGGGGGCGATACCCAGCTCCGCCATCCTGGTCAGGCATGCCTCTTCCGCCTGATCCAGTTCGGCCAGAAGCTCCTGGATGTCGCGGCGCTTCTGCTCCAGCTCGGCGCGTCGCTCGTTGATACGGCGCACGATGGCGCGCAGCTGCCCGGACTCGCCCGGCGGAGAGCGATACATCCCGATGATCTCGCGGATCTCGGCAATCGAAAAGCCCAGCCGCTTGCCGCGAAGGACGTTCTTCAGGAGCTGCCGGTCCGAATGGCGGAACAGCCGCGTCCGGCCGCGTCGGATCGGCGACAGGAGCCCCTCATCCTCGTAGAAGCGGATCGTACGTGTGGAAATGTCGAACTCGCGCGTCAGCTCGGTGATGGTGTAATAGTCGCGCATCGAATTCTCCAGCGTAATCCCGGGTTCTTTCTTATCAGATTTACGTAAAAGTCAATTGCCGGCCAGCCATCATCGCGCCAGGCCGAACCACCACGTGGACAGCCCGAGAAAACCGAAGAAGCCGACGACGTCGGTAACTGCCGTCACGAAGACGGCGGAGGCGATTGCAGGGTCCGCGCCGGCGCGGTTCAGCAGCAGCGGGATCAGGATGCCGGCCAGCGCCGCCGCGAGCATGTTGATGACCATGGCGACCGCAATCACGATGCCAAGGCTCATCTCGCCGAACCACAGCATAACGACCAGCCCGATCAGGAAGGCTATGGCCGTGCCGTTGAGAAGGCCCACCAGGACCTCGCGCCGCAGGATACGCCCGGAATTATGAATGTTGATGTCGCGCGTGGCGATGGCGCGCACGGTCACCGTCATCGTCTGTGCCGCAGCGTTTCCGCCCATCGAGGCCACGATCGGCATCAGCGCGGCCAGCGCCACCATCTGCTGGATGGTCCCGTCGAAAAGCCCGATGACGGACGCGGCCAGAAAGGCCGTGAACAGGTTCAGGAACAGCCAGGCGAACCGGGAGCGTGCCGCCGTCAGGACGGTATCGGATATCTCTTCGTCGCCGACGCCGCCGAGGCGACGGAAATCTTCCTCCGCCTCTTCCTGGATGACGTCGACGATATCGTCGATCGTCAGCACGCCGACGAGCCTTTCGTTCTCGTCCACGACGGCCGCCGACAGCAGATCGTACTGCTCGAAGATCTGCGCGGCCTCCTCCTGGTCCATTTCGGCCGGGATGGCGTGGCGCGTCGGATGCATGACGGATTCGATCTTCTCGGGCCGCTTGGCCCGGAGAATCTCGTGCAATGCCACCGCTCCGCGCAGCTTGAACGAGGGGTCCACCACGAAGACCTCGGAAAAGGTCTCGGGCAGATCGTCGTCCTCCCGCATGTAGTCGATGGTCTGGCCGACGGTCCAGAAGGGCGGTACCGCTACGAACTCGGTCTGCATGCGACGACCGGCGGATTCTTCCGGATACTCCAGCGCCCGGCGGAGGCGAAGCCTCTCGCGGAAGGGCAGCCGCCTGAGGATTTCGTCGCGGTCTTCGGCGTCGAGATCTTCCAGGATGTAGACGGCATCGTCCGATGCGAGCTCCGATACTGCGACGGCGACCTGTTCGGGCGGCATGGCATGGATCATCTCGAGGCGGATGGCCTCGTCCACCTCGGTCAGCGCGGTATAGTCGAAATCCTCCCCCATGAGGCGGACCAGAGCCTGGCGCTGCTCGGTCGTCAGATAGCCGAGGACTTCGCCAAGTTCCGTCTCGTGCAGGCCGCCGATCGCGTTGCGCAGGTCGATCGCGTCGTCGTGGGCCAGCGCCTCGCGGACACGGTCCATGAACGCGTGAAGGATATTGCCCTCATCATCGTAGATGCCGGAAGCGACCGGGGCTTCACCCTCGGGGATTTCCTTCATGTCGCCCTCGGCCAACGGCACCCCCTGTGAAACGAACCGGATAACAACGCACCTACATTTCCGCACCGCATGTTGCACCCCTTAAACGCGCGGTTTACCCCATGCAGAGACGAAGAGCGCCCCGGCGACGCGGCACTGCAACACATGGCGGACCATGAGCGGTTTCAAAGAGCGGCACTACGACTATCTGAGGGATCCGGAGGCGATCTACGCACGCTCCTTCGACACCATCCGGACGGAAGCGGACCTGTCGCGCTTCACCGCAGATGAGGCCGATGTCGCCACCCGCATCATCCACGCCTGCGGCATGGTGGATATCGCTGCGGACATCGGTTTCACGCCGGGTGCCGTTGCTGCGGGCATGGAGGCCCTGCGGGCCGGGCGCGCCATCTTCTGCGATGTCCAGATGGTGGCGCGCGGCATCATCCCGCGGCTGCTGCCGAACGGCGTGGACATCGTCTGCACCCTCGACGATGCCGGGGTGGCGGACCGCGCCAGGGCCTTGCGGACGACGCGCAGCGCCGCCGCGGTGGACATCTGGGCCGAGCGCATCGACGGCGCCATCCTGGTGTTCGGCAATGCGCCCACGGCACTGTTCCGGCTCCTGGAATGCGTGTCGCAGGCCGATGCCCGGCCGGCGCTGGTGGTCGGCATGCCGGTCGGCTTCGTGGGCGCGGTCGAA
This genomic window from Aureimonas sp. OT7 contains:
- a CDS encoding heparan-alpha-glucosaminide N-acetyltransferase, with amino-acid sequence MTAKAGRKRGRIEILDLLRGVALIAMAVYHFTWDLEFFGYIARGTANSGGWRLFARGIASSFLFLVGLSLVLAHLRGIRWQPFLTRLAQIAAGAAAITVATLLFTPGSFVFFGILHQIAVGSLIGLAFVRRSTWLAVAAGIAVIALPNLFTTPVMNPRYLAWIGFASQEPMSNDIVPIFPWTGIILLGIGCGLWLARNDGWLKLKLLNPAILSTPLTAPLRYIGRHSLAFYLIHQPVNLAVIATYSYVMPPDLTAVFRQECIAACSAQQSAETCEGYCGCVQTELSDAGLMEPYLANRLTEDQTNDFQDRIVMCTARTLP
- a CDS encoding YdcF family protein, whose product is MFFYLSKIFWFVVQPLSVVMIVIALGFVAGIAGWRRTAAWVSGTGLAMLLLIGLSPLGLLMMSGLENRIQRPPLPGKVDGIIVLGGSLDTRVAGTRGEPELNDAADRVTEGVALARRFPEARLIFSGGTAAVLFDDISEAGVAGRLMESLGVEPSRIELEDRSRDTFENAVYTRQMAQPKPGEVWLLVTSAFHMPRAVGCFRVAGFDVVPWPVDYRTPAGAAIWRPSAANIRNVEKVHFAIREYIGLAAYWMSGRTDVLLPGA
- a CDS encoding precorrin-8X methylmutase, whose translation is MSGFKERHYDYLRDPEAIYARSFDTIRTEADLSRFTADEADVATRIIHACGMVDIAADIGFTPGAVAAGMEALRAGRAIFCDVQMVARGIIPRLLPNGVDIVCTLDDAGVADRARALRTTRSAAAVDIWAERIDGAILVFGNAPTALFRLLECVSQADARPALVVGMPVGFVGAVESKQALAERPELASIIVHGRRGGSAMAAATLNAIAILSRAAS
- a CDS encoding DUF599 family protein encodes the protein MSFLDAFDTLNRIAFLVFIGGWIVYSYIADRSPLSRRGLTARMNEQRSVWMETMLRRDLRMIDTAIMAGLQQGTAFFASSCIFAIGGCFALMGSAEQIAVIAQDLPLSGLADRAQVELKLLGVMVIFALAFFQFGWAYRLFNYCTILVGAVPMRMEADADPDAATMALERATRMNIIAGRHFNTGLRTIFFGVAYLGWFLGPVVLMATTIGLSVILFRRQYFSDARRALAPSGPNH
- the mgtE gene encoding magnesium transporter, which translates into the protein MKEIPEGEAPVASGIYDDEGNILHAFMDRVREALAHDDAIDLRNAIGGLHETELGEVLGYLTTEQRQALVRLMGEDFDYTALTEVDEAIRLEMIHAMPPEQVAVAVSELASDDAVYILEDLDAEDRDEILRRLPFRERLRLRRALEYPEESAGRRMQTEFVAVPPFWTVGQTIDYMREDDDLPETFSEVFVVDPSFKLRGAVALHEILRAKRPEKIESVMHPTRHAIPAEMDQEEAAQIFEQYDLLSAAVVDENERLVGVLTIDDIVDVIQEEAEEDFRRLGGVGDEEISDTVLTAARSRFAWLFLNLFTAFLAASVIGLFDGTIQQMVALAALMPIVASMGGNAAAQTMTVTVRAIATRDINIHNSGRILRREVLVGLLNGTAIAFLIGLVVMLWFGEMSLGIVIAVAMVINMLAAALAGILIPLLLNRAGADPAIASAVFVTAVTDVVGFFGFLGLSTWWFGLAR
- a CDS encoding DUF1489 domain-containing protein; protein product: MVLNMIKLCVGVDTVEDLESHVAMRLAAARAAGLPAEQTHRTRVRPKRADEILGGGSLYWVIKGNVQLRQPIRRFDAVTEADGIERCHIVLEPVFQRTAWQPRRAFQGWRYLTVEDAPPDLGADDASIAALPPELRRELAALGLL
- a CDS encoding MerR family DNA-binding transcriptional regulator, with the protein product MRDYYTITELTREFDISTRTIRFYEDEGLLSPIRRGRTRLFRHSDRQLLKNVLRGKRLGFSIAEIREIIGMYRSPPGESGQLRAIVRRINERRAELEQKRRDIQELLAELDQAEEACLTRMAELGIAPNG
- a CDS encoding DUF3253 domain-containing protein, producing MIQHIASHSQIRDTVLRMLDEREPPKTVCPSEVARGLAGSDEKVWRLLMQPVRRAVVELAGEGRVGVYRKGRLVDPQDFKGIYRIGRPSGGSGSG